A portion of the uncultured Draconibacterium sp. genome contains these proteins:
- a CDS encoding T9SS type A sorting domain-containing protein: MKRIYCLKIPLLLFLTVVFQLHSFAISANQAENDSINIALIATPSTSFVSGWENLGAVNDGETPSNSNDKTNTAYGNWDNPDSYQWVQYDWNPQFIATSVEIYWFDDGGGVLTPDEAYIEVFDADANDWVKLVDVPCVKDQFNSASFAATTVSKLRVTMRNYSQSTGILEFRVWGSSLSGSTDIEAPSSPGSPEIVNISQTSIAISWDTSTDDNKVAGYQVLLNDSVYKEAPYHMATISGMPRNEMYMIAVQAVDAAGNVSKPSEGVWVFFGDEEQAAEPFSWPNFSPTLNYNFRDEYPDLEMPTKDLDDCPEVVGTQSSGWWTFKWGPNARSEITEAAITPMLERFNEDFAYFRNEMGWPPDKRAKNGYRSAIYLFGSGLCTDDADTTALGGWMGSINYQNENWPMVLASYFPVYSFDPDCPYPEKGFQTGAMIHEGIHAILADLPGCKKAAWFHEGGNTWLQQEMEARRLQSYNSMGFLNAGPYIAPFMPIECYTGWLQDGSFGGPSAEGVNMFEGSQQICTWRNMLGGTQYGNTFPTFLGQVLGTGSVAWIWQNCPERVLEGMEAGIGETQIRRLIMEYRAKQALLDMKEWSGAVKKLVDDNFNGTIGVEWEPNWIDCTPWKVTPYAKTWMLDTENRILTPEPRTTPGWSGANQIPLLVSGSEVEVNFIPKGKNMTCQLAYRATDGTPVYSKPVSSGSCKLKLDKAPANGVVIAVICNTDYVYEGEETRKAHFDYRLQLVEGITDKASVNKKWYDYTSTIINVPDPVEPFPTEGALYDPNVTTGAQNISIGENESSSKIYPNPIAGNDVLKIEFKDHNTVKKEVRIVDARGNILYVQQDIQSDRFEIPLEAHLKQGIYFVNVRSDETNDTHKFLVR, encoded by the coding sequence ATGAAAAGAATTTACTGCTTAAAAATTCCACTGCTGTTGTTTCTGACAGTCGTTTTTCAGCTTCATAGTTTTGCAATTTCTGCAAATCAAGCTGAAAACGATAGTATCAATATTGCCTTAATTGCAACTCCAAGTACCTCGTTTGTTTCAGGTTGGGAAAACCTGGGAGCTGTTAATGATGGAGAAACACCATCAAATTCGAACGATAAGACAAATACCGCCTACGGAAACTGGGATAATCCGGATTCGTATCAGTGGGTGCAGTATGATTGGAATCCTCAATTTATTGCAACGTCTGTTGAAATTTACTGGTTCGACGATGGCGGCGGTGTATTAACACCTGACGAAGCGTACATCGAGGTTTTCGACGCAGACGCTAACGACTGGGTAAAACTGGTTGATGTTCCTTGTGTAAAGGACCAGTTCAACAGCGCCTCGTTCGCTGCAACAACTGTTTCAAAACTTCGTGTGACCATGCGTAATTACAGCCAGTCAACCGGAATCCTTGAGTTTAGGGTTTGGGGAAGCAGCCTGTCGGGAAGTACCGATATTGAGGCGCCTTCTTCTCCAGGAAGCCCTGAAATCGTGAATATTTCACAAACAAGTATTGCCATATCCTGGGATACTTCAACCGATGATAATAAAGTTGCTGGTTACCAGGTGTTGCTGAATGATTCGGTATACAAGGAAGCTCCTTACCATATGGCAACAATATCGGGTATGCCGCGAAACGAAATGTATATGATCGCTGTTCAGGCAGTTGATGCCGCTGGTAACGTATCGAAACCCAGCGAAGGTGTTTGGGTATTTTTTGGCGACGAAGAGCAAGCTGCCGAACCTTTTTCATGGCCTAATTTCTCGCCAACTTTAAATTATAACTTCAGAGATGAATATCCTGACTTGGAAATGCCAACCAAAGATTTGGATGACTGCCCAGAGGTTGTGGGAACACAGTCTTCAGGATGGTGGACATTTAAATGGGGCCCTAATGCCCGCAGCGAAATAACAGAGGCCGCTATCACGCCAATGTTGGAGCGTTTTAATGAGGATTTTGCGTATTTCAGAAATGAAATGGGATGGCCTCCCGACAAAAGAGCAAAAAATGGATACCGAAGTGCCATTTATCTGTTTGGATCAGGATTATGTACTGACGATGCCGATACCACTGCTCTTGGTGGTTGGATGGGAAGCATAAACTATCAGAATGAAAACTGGCCAATGGTGCTGGCATCTTATTTTCCTGTTTATTCTTTCGATCCTGATTGCCCTTATCCTGAAAAAGGTTTCCAGACTGGAGCAATGATTCATGAAGGAATACATGCTATTCTTGCCGATTTGCCCGGGTGTAAAAAAGCTGCCTGGTTTCACGAAGGAGGAAATACATGGTTGCAGCAGGAGATGGAAGCCCGGAGACTTCAAAGCTATAACTCTATGGGATTTCTGAATGCCGGACCGTATATCGCTCCTTTTATGCCTATTGAATGTTACACCGGTTGGTTGCAAGACGGAAGTTTTGGCGGTCCGAGTGCTGAAGGAGTAAATATGTTTGAAGGAAGCCAGCAAATTTGCACCTGGAGAAATATGTTAGGCGGAACTCAGTACGGAAATACATTCCCAACCTTTCTGGGCCAGGTTTTAGGTACAGGTAGTGTTGCCTGGATTTGGCAAAACTGTCCGGAACGTGTTTTGGAAGGAATGGAAGCAGGTATTGGCGAAACACAAATCAGACGACTGATTATGGAATACCGTGCCAAACAAGCATTGCTGGATATGAAGGAATGGAGTGGAGCGGTTAAGAAACTGGTTGATGATAACTTCAATGGTACAATTGGTGTGGAATGGGAGCCAAACTGGATTGATTGCACCCCATGGAAAGTTACTCCATACGCCAAAACTTGGATGTTGGATACTGAAAATAGAATATTGACTCCTGAACCACGAACAACGCCGGGGTGGTCGGGTGCCAACCAGATTCCACTTTTGGTTTCAGGCTCCGAAGTTGAAGTGAACTTTATACCAAAGGGTAAAAATATGACCTGTCAGTTGGCTTATCGTGCCACCGATGGTACGCCTGTTTACAGCAAGCCGGTATCAAGCGGATCGTGTAAACTGAAGTTGGATAAAGCACCGGCAAACGGTGTTGTAATTGCAGTAATCTGCAATACCGACTATGTTTACGAAGGCGAAGAAACGCGTAAAGCACACTTCGATTACCGTTTACAACTGGTTGAAGGTATTACCGACAAAGCCAGTGTAAATAAAAAATGGTACGATTACACATCAACAATCATCAATGTTCCTGATCCGGTTGAGCCATTTCCTACAGAAGGTGCACTTTACGATCCGAATGTAACTACCGGTGCTCAAAATATTTCAATTGGCGAGAATGAAAGTTCTTCAAAGATTTATCCAAACCCGATTGCCGGAAACGATGTATTGAAGATTGAATTTAAAGATCACAATACAGTAAAAAAGGAAGTTCGCATTGTAGATGCAAGGGGAAATATTTTGTATGTTCAACAGGATATTCAGTCCGACCGATTTGAAATTCCGTTGGAGGCCCATTTAAAGCAAGGTATTTACTTTGTAAATGTTCGTAGCGATGAAACAAATGATACGCATAAATTTCTGGTTCGTTAA
- a CDS encoding DUF5695 domain-containing protein has translation MKPKNILFFLLCWSLTMNAGAFASSLVASSDSIDINKGSLEFSTPDFNIEILKSSHTVAGLHPVSEPEFDFTPGELLAKRNKAGFYHLGDINFRVKSEGASDWTSFSSAASRKSVKTVDPKNDNQLAVSDLSGILENSPVQVLRYWEKKDGHLALRFEIKNTSSEAVEIGALGIPLIFNNNHDRKTLDEAHAENVFYDPYIGMDAGYLQVIRLKGSGPVLLVLPLENTPFEAWNPLLDDPTRRGITFEGFHEWMPLTKAYAENEWKEATPWNTPSSKILKPGKSVSYGVQFVLTDAIKNIEPALIENDRPVAFGVPGYVVPQDVKADLFIKYSQKVKSMQVEPEGALELKKLETTENGWVKYAVAAKQWGRARLTITYKDGLTQTINYKVIKPEEQVVADNGNFLMTKQWFDDEDDLFDRGPSVITYDYEEQKQVTEDSRAWICGLSDEGGAGAWLNAVMKQLVQPDKKEVAMLEDFVQKTIWGGIQYNEGHEKYGVRKSMFYYEPDSMPAGTYSKDVNYNTWAAWDKKHAETVERSYNYPHVAAAYWVMYRLARNYEGLVSQQTWDWYLMSAYQTSMAMMELAPYYAQFGQMEGSVFVHILDDLKAEGLWEYARKLEGAMKGRADHWASLNYPFGSEMPWDSTGQEEVYMWSRYFGYGEKAETTLKAILAYMPTIPHWAYNGNARRYWDFLYGGKLSRVERQIHHYGSALNAIPVLYEYKEHPEDLYLLRVGYGGLMGSISNITQDGFAPAAFHSFPSTLKNDGISGDYGSGYYGYAVNTSTYLMHNDEFGWLAFGGNITENGDVVRVDLTTAAKSGVYVAPLKMWVTLDAGKFKAFTYNQSTGKVVVELEEANDYTPNAYLRIKSFDEETAASAVAGLDKNERGQYVIPLKNQVVEVELN, from the coding sequence ATGAAACCAAAGAATATTCTTTTCTTTCTGCTGTGTTGGAGCCTTACGATGAATGCGGGAGCATTTGCATCATCTTTAGTTGCTTCCTCTGATTCGATAGACATTAACAAAGGTTCGCTCGAATTTTCTACACCCGATTTCAATATCGAAATATTAAAATCATCGCATACTGTTGCCGGATTGCACCCGGTTTCGGAGCCTGAGTTTGATTTTACTCCAGGCGAATTGCTGGCCAAAAGAAACAAGGCCGGTTTTTATCACTTGGGTGATATTAACTTCCGTGTAAAATCGGAAGGTGCCAGTGATTGGACATCATTCTCATCTGCTGCATCGCGCAAAAGCGTTAAAACTGTTGATCCTAAAAACGATAACCAACTGGCCGTTTCCGATTTGAGCGGTATTTTGGAAAACAGCCCGGTTCAGGTATTACGTTACTGGGAAAAGAAAGATGGTCATCTTGCTTTGCGTTTCGAGATCAAAAACACTTCATCAGAAGCTGTTGAGATTGGTGCGCTTGGAATTCCATTGATTTTCAACAATAACCACGACAGAAAAACGCTGGACGAAGCACATGCCGAAAACGTTTTCTACGATCCGTACATTGGTATGGACGCCGGTTATTTGCAGGTAATTCGTTTAAAAGGTAGTGGTCCTGTTTTATTGGTTTTACCTTTGGAAAATACTCCATTCGAAGCATGGAATCCTCTGCTTGACGATCCAACACGACGTGGAATTACTTTCGAAGGTTTCCACGAATGGATGCCGTTAACAAAAGCATACGCTGAAAACGAGTGGAAAGAAGCTACTCCATGGAACACACCATCATCAAAAATATTAAAACCGGGAAAATCGGTTAGCTACGGTGTACAGTTTGTACTTACCGATGCGATTAAAAACATCGAACCTGCATTGATCGAAAACGATCGTCCGGTTGCTTTCGGAGTTCCCGGATATGTTGTTCCGCAAGATGTAAAAGCGGATTTGTTTATAAAGTACAGCCAAAAAGTAAAAAGCATGCAGGTTGAACCTGAAGGTGCGCTTGAGCTGAAAAAACTGGAGACTACAGAAAATGGTTGGGTAAAATATGCTGTTGCCGCAAAACAGTGGGGAAGAGCACGTTTAACCATCACTTATAAAGATGGTTTAACACAAACCATTAACTACAAAGTTATTAAACCTGAAGAGCAGGTAGTTGCCGACAACGGAAACTTCCTGATGACAAAACAATGGTTCGATGACGAAGACGATCTTTTCGATCGTGGTCCGTCGGTAATTACTTACGATTACGAAGAGCAAAAACAGGTAACTGAAGATAGCCGTGCCTGGATTTGCGGATTAAGTGACGAAGGTGGTGCCGGTGCATGGTTAAATGCCGTTATGAAACAATTGGTTCAACCGGATAAGAAAGAGGTAGCGATGTTGGAAGACTTCGTTCAGAAAACCATCTGGGGTGGAATTCAGTACAACGAAGGTCATGAAAAATATGGCGTTCGCAAAAGTATGTTCTACTACGAGCCTGATTCGATGCCAGCCGGAACTTACAGCAAAGATGTAAATTACAACACCTGGGCTGCCTGGGATAAAAAACACGCCGAAACTGTTGAACGTTCATACAATTATCCGCATGTTGCTGCTGCTTATTGGGTAATGTATCGTTTAGCCCGCAACTACGAAGGATTGGTATCGCAGCAAACATGGGATTGGTACCTGATGAGTGCTTACCAGACGTCGATGGCAATGATGGAGTTGGCTCCATACTATGCACAGTTCGGTCAGATGGAAGGTAGTGTTTTTGTGCATATTCTTGATGATTTAAAAGCTGAAGGATTGTGGGAATATGCCCGCAAACTGGAAGGAGCTATGAAAGGTCGTGCCGATCACTGGGCATCGTTAAATTATCCTTTTGGTAGCGAAATGCCTTGGGATTCAACAGGCCAGGAAGAGGTTTATATGTGGTCGCGCTACTTTGGTTACGGCGAAAAAGCCGAAACTACATTAAAAGCGATTTTGGCTTACATGCCAACTATTCCTCACTGGGCATACAACGGTAACGCACGTCGTTACTGGGATTTCCTTTACGGTGGAAAACTTTCGCGTGTTGAGCGTCAGATTCACCACTATGGATCGGCATTGAACGCTATTCCTGTTTTATACGAATACAAAGAACATCCTGAAGATCTGTACCTGTTGCGTGTTGGTTACGGTGGTTTAATGGGATCGATTTCAAATATTACACAAGATGGATTTGCTCCTGCAGCATTTCACTCGTTCCCGTCAACATTGAAAAACGATGGTATTTCAGGCGACTACGGAAGTGGTTATTACGGTTATGCCGTAAACACATCAACCTATTTAATGCACAACGACGAGTTTGGCTGGTTGGCTTTTGGTGGTAATATCACCGAAAACGGCGATGTAGTTCGTGTTGATTTAACTACAGCAGCTAAATCAGGAGTGTATGTTGCTCCGCTAAAAATGTGGGTAACATTAGATGCTGGTAAATTTAAAGCTTTCACGTACAACCAGTCAACCGGAAAAGTAGTGGTTGAATTGGAAGAAGCTAACGATTATACACCAAACGCTTATTTGCGAATTAAATCATTCGACGAGGAAACAGCGGCAAGCGCAGTTGCCGGCCTTGATAAAAATGAGCGCGGACAATATGTAATTCCACTTAAAAATCAAGTGGTAGAAGTAGAGTTGAATTAA
- a CDS encoding CotH kinase family protein: MSQYLHINRNFKSLFSLVFIIVIGLVFTRCNEVDLNDDPVEKSEVEKYKVATVNIVTANNAEIVSKEDYTDCSVEVRSGNEKWNFLGTGRIRGRGNSTWLWYPKKPFRIKLDEKASVLGLNENKDWILLADYRDPTHLMNTFVFTVGQQLEMPYVNNIRYVEVNLNGEYLGLYSLTEQVEEGKNRVAIDEENGYLLSLDVDDGPELAPEESDNFWSSVYHMPVCVKNPAIISGDQLTQIKAEFATLETAIKNANYSEVEQLLDIPTFIDFMLIQELVYNVEVAAPRSMYLFKDVDGKWTMGPLWDFDAGFDFDWGTMYTGHNYFMNHRELVLGTSPVNHTGGYIVPNFFTDLFKSKQFVAEYKTRWLAIEDKIMTECWPATYAYAEQFADAMKRDAERWPINKDNENEIQRMRQWLITRVNYLGVVINNYPDGLN, encoded by the coding sequence TTGAGTCAGTACTTACATATTAACCGGAATTTTAAATCGTTGTTTTCGCTGGTTTTCATCATCGTTATCGGCTTGGTATTCACACGTTGTAACGAAGTTGATTTGAATGATGACCCTGTGGAAAAATCAGAAGTTGAAAAATATAAGGTAGCAACGGTTAATATTGTAACTGCCAACAATGCTGAAATAGTATCGAAAGAAGATTATACCGATTGTTCGGTAGAGGTTAGATCTGGAAACGAGAAATGGAATTTTTTGGGTACCGGAAGAATCAGGGGAAGAGGTAACTCCACCTGGTTGTGGTACCCGAAAAAACCATTTCGTATTAAATTGGATGAAAAAGCATCAGTACTTGGTTTAAATGAGAATAAGGATTGGATTCTGCTGGCCGATTATCGTGATCCAACACACCTGATGAATACTTTTGTTTTTACGGTGGGGCAACAGCTTGAAATGCCCTATGTAAATAATATTCGCTACGTTGAGGTAAATTTAAACGGCGAATATTTAGGACTTTACTCATTAACCGAACAAGTTGAAGAAGGAAAAAACAGGGTGGCAATCGATGAAGAGAATGGATATTTGTTGTCGCTTGATGTCGACGACGGCCCTGAACTGGCACCGGAAGAGAGCGACAATTTTTGGTCGTCGGTATACCATATGCCGGTTTGTGTAAAAAATCCTGCTATCATTTCAGGTGATCAGTTAACGCAGATAAAAGCCGAATTTGCCACGTTAGAGACAGCCATAAAAAATGCTAATTACAGCGAAGTTGAGCAGCTCTTAGATATACCTACGTTCATCGATTTTATGTTGATTCAGGAGTTGGTGTATAACGTTGAAGTGGCTGCCCCACGAAGTATGTATCTTTTTAAAGATGTAGACGGAAAATGGACAATGGGGCCATTGTGGGATTTTGATGCCGGTTTCGATTTTGATTGGGGAACAATGTACACCGGACACAATTATTTTATGAATCATCGTGAATTGGTTTTGGGGACCTCTCCGGTTAATCACACCGGAGGCTATATAGTCCCGAACTTTTTCACCGATCTCTTTAAAAGCAAGCAGTTTGTAGCTGAGTATAAAACAAGGTGGTTGGCGATTGAAGATAAAATTATGACAGAGTGTTGGCCGGCAACATACGCCTACGCAGAACAATTTGCAGATGCTATGAAACGCGATGCTGAACGTTGGCCCATCAACAAGGATAATGAAAACGAGATACAACGAATGCGGCAATGGTTAATCACCCGCGTAAACTATTTAGGCGTAGTAATTAACAACTATCCCGATGGATTAAACTAG
- a CDS encoding DUF4859 domain-containing protein, with amino-acid sequence MFWEPQFGEDPNAASVPEALRVDIDDLLVKAESFFDVNVNTLGFAELGAGKSNLDNYKMEIYLLYQTEWLATGSGYDDMIGALWVNPSTCKPVGSTIAHEIGHSFQYQVYADLLAYGGIPNDFNRGFRYGFGGNGGNGFWEQCAQWQSFQSYPVEAFQSYNFGVYMANYHRHFGHEWQRYASYWLQYYWSDKHGIDFIGRLWRESVGPEDPIEAYMRINGLSVAEMNNELYDAVSHLVTWDIDAIREVGSNYIGQYEYKFYEAEDGSYQVAYSKCPGTTGYNVIPLNVPEAGTVVTTKFALLQPGSALAANDPGTYDENGTSMTTTNYNPGTLTRAGFRYGYVALLESGERVYGEMNRKLSAEIEFTVPEGCERLWLVVLGAPSTYESHGWDEKESNDDQWPYSVSFTNTDLLGNVVIDPNADPEDLTLTYDVSFAADAEGYTGDYVNLNTNGDINKVVQALAMQPSEIAGALLAEGSTPQEGKIAFAAVESDGSLSYNTTANGHGFWFDSNGDVIGWGNDNDSKLFSEFAVGTFEFHIGQFPGKSSSGDTYTIKEALVYQKDGTQYQVTFVFNVTIN; translated from the coding sequence GTGTTCTGGGAACCTCAATTTGGTGAAGATCCAAATGCTGCCAGTGTACCTGAAGCACTGCGCGTAGATATTGATGACCTGCTGGTAAAAGCAGAATCATTTTTCGATGTTAACGTTAACACATTGGGGTTTGCCGAACTTGGGGCTGGAAAATCAAATCTTGATAATTACAAAATGGAAATCTACTTGTTGTATCAAACCGAGTGGTTGGCGACGGGTAGTGGTTATGATGATATGATTGGGGCACTTTGGGTAAATCCGAGTACCTGTAAGCCTGTAGGTTCTACAATTGCACACGAAATTGGACACAGTTTCCAGTACCAGGTGTATGCAGACTTACTGGCCTATGGCGGAATTCCAAACGACTTTAACCGCGGCTTCCGATATGGTTTTGGTGGTAACGGCGGAAACGGTTTTTGGGAACAATGTGCTCAGTGGCAGTCGTTTCAATCTTACCCGGTTGAAGCTTTTCAATCGTATAACTTTGGTGTTTATATGGCTAATTATCATCGCCATTTCGGTCACGAGTGGCAACGATACGCAAGTTACTGGTTACAGTACTACTGGTCCGATAAACATGGCATCGATTTTATTGGCAGATTGTGGCGCGAATCTGTTGGACCGGAAGATCCAATTGAAGCCTACATGCGCATAAACGGTTTGTCGGTAGCCGAAATGAATAACGAACTTTATGATGCAGTATCTCATTTAGTAACCTGGGATATTGATGCTATCCGTGAGGTTGGAAGTAACTACATCGGACAGTATGAATATAAATTTTACGAGGCAGAAGATGGTAGCTACCAGGTAGCTTACAGCAAATGTCCGGGAACAACAGGATACAATGTTATCCCTTTAAATGTTCCGGAAGCCGGTACAGTAGTTACCACAAAATTTGCTCTTCTCCAGCCGGGATCGGCTCTTGCAGCTAATGACCCCGGAACTTACGATGAAAACGGTACGTCGATGACTACCACAAACTACAATCCGGGCACACTTACAAGAGCAGGCTTTCGTTATGGTTACGTGGCGCTGCTCGAATCGGGCGAACGTGTTTACGGCGAAATGAACCGCAAATTGTCTGCTGAAATTGAATTTACAGTACCCGAAGGTTGCGAGCGTTTGTGGCTGGTAGTTTTGGGTGCACCTTCAACATACGAATCACATGGTTGGGATGAAAAGGAGAGTAACGATGACCAGTGGCCTTACTCAGTGAGCTTCACAAACACCGATCTGTTAGGAAACGTTGTTATCGATCCGAATGCTGATCCTGAAGATTTGACATTGACTTACGATGTTTCGTTTGCAGCCGATGCTGAAGGTTATACAGGCGACTATGTTAATCTGAACACCAACGGCGATATAAATAAAGTGGTTCAGGCTTTAGCCATGCAACCATCTGAAATTGCTGGTGCGTTGTTAGCTGAAGGTTCAACACCACAGGAAGGTAAAATTGCTTTTGCTGCCGTTGAATCGGATGGTTCGTTAAGTTACAATACAACTGCAAACGGACATGGATTCTGGTTCGATAGCAATGGTGATGTAATTGGCTGGGGTAACGACAACGACAGTAAATTATTTAGCGAATTTGCCGTTGGTACTTTCGAGTTTCATATTGGTCAGTTCCCCGGAAAATCGAGCAGTGGTGATACTTACACCATAAAAGAAGCCCTGGTTTACCAGAAAGACGGAACACAATACCAGGTAACATTTGTATTTAACGTTACAATAAATTAG
- a CDS encoding DUF4859 domain-containing protein, whose protein sequence is MKKIHILLILALVITAGLFSCDDNEDFSSMHVLTDDEIAEIARQDSIAEAQKNMINADLILEYSMNMTISGTSYDGGTVEIELDKIAEAFGITEEELLAGIGGESGAPEVKGFAIDGSTHNDVASAKNTNAPWGHWWDAEGDVVDYGDNAMVFAEFYPENAYFNVGQFPGHLVDGQQIKFIEGLKYNEVRVAVVITVNAAAAGAVVADVVSEQDITVDVTPKSVYDAEAVAFDLDAVLNDLGISSMDEVAFVGVNADGSYAQEAETGNGFWYNADGFVTTYATGDQTVYTNYGDFEANQISLGQMPDVVTEGMNFTIKYGFMVNNKIVMLNITVNAIGYVDPETAPVGDPVNATIDALLSKEYTDDYASVTFDVQETLRQAFKMTTYQIHLALASGDMKVYQGEITDSVSYTADAPGYWLGADGSAVPYAEGIVWTSLGHSETALYLYGGNHPANAVAGDEVTTTYIVEYMGTTVTINLTFSILADSYVDPETAPAGDPEDLTAEITLNKPYSDDYVPVSSDVKETLRQAFKMTTYQIHKAMQDGTLKLYQGEVTEADPAYTATGIGYWLNADGTAVGYAEGVVYCTLEHNETELFISAGNHPENAAAGDVVTTTYIATCNGGSVTFDITYTVE, encoded by the coding sequence ATGAAAAAGATACATATATTACTAATTCTGGCGCTGGTTATCACGGCAGGATTATTCAGTTGCGACGACAACGAAGACTTTAGCAGTATGCACGTCCTTACGGATGACGAGATTGCTGAAATAGCCCGCCAGGATTCGATTGCAGAGGCTCAGAAAAACATGATTAATGCGGATCTGATTCTTGAATATTCAATGAATATGACCATTAGTGGAACATCTTATGATGGTGGTACTGTAGAAATTGAATTGGATAAAATTGCGGAAGCATTTGGCATTACCGAGGAAGAATTACTTGCAGGCATTGGTGGCGAAAGCGGAGCTCCTGAAGTTAAAGGTTTTGCGATTGACGGATCTACTCATAACGATGTTGCCAGTGCAAAAAACACCAACGCCCCTTGGGGACACTGGTGGGATGCTGAAGGTGATGTTGTTGATTATGGTGACAACGCCATGGTTTTTGCTGAATTCTATCCTGAAAATGCCTATTTCAATGTTGGGCAATTTCCAGGTCACCTTGTTGATGGCCAGCAGATTAAATTTATCGAGGGACTGAAATACAACGAAGTTCGTGTAGCTGTTGTAATAACAGTTAACGCTGCCGCAGCAGGTGCTGTTGTTGCCGATGTTGTAAGCGAGCAGGATATCACTGTTGATGTAACTCCAAAAAGTGTTTACGATGCGGAGGCTGTTGCTTTTGATTTAGATGCAGTATTAAACGACCTGGGTATTTCATCAATGGATGAAGTTGCATTTGTAGGTGTTAACGCAGACGGTTCATACGCACAGGAAGCTGAAACCGGAAATGGTTTCTGGTACAATGCTGATGGTTTTGTAACTACTTACGCAACCGGTGATCAGACTGTATACACAAATTACGGAGATTTTGAAGCTAACCAGATCAGTCTTGGTCAGATGCCAGATGTTGTAACTGAAGGTATGAACTTTACCATCAAGTACGGTTTCATGGTAAATAACAAAATTGTGATGTTGAACATTACAGTAAATGCTATCGGTTATGTCGATCCGGAAACTGCCCCTGTAGGCGATCCTGTAAATGCTACTATCGATGCTCTACTGAGCAAAGAATACACTGATGATTATGCAAGTGTAACTTTCGACGTACAGGAAACATTGCGTCAGGCATTTAAAATGACTACTTACCAGATTCACCTGGCTTTGGCTTCTGGTGATATGAAAGTATACCAGGGTGAGATCACTGACTCGGTATCTTATACTGCTGATGCACCGGGATACTGGTTAGGTGCTGATGGTTCTGCCGTTCCTTATGCCGAAGGTATTGTTTGGACAAGTTTAGGACACAGCGAAACTGCACTGTACCTGTATGGTGGTAACCACCCTGCAAACGCAGTAGCCGGAGATGAAGTTACAACTACTTACATTGTTGAGTACATGGGTACTACTGTAACAATCAATTTAACTTTCAGTATTTTGGCTGATAGCTATGTTGATCCGGAAACAGCTCCTGCAGGAGATCCTGAAGATTTAACAGCTGAGATCACATTAAACAAACCATACAGCGACGATTATGTACCGGTTAGTTCTGATGTAAAAGAAACATTACGTCAGGCATTTAAAATGACTACATACCAGATTCATAAAGCAATGCAAGACGGTACCTTGAAACTGTATCAGGGAGAAGTTACTGAAGCTGATCCTGCATACACGGCTACCGGTATCGGCTACTGGCTGAATGCTGATGGAACAGCAGTAGGCTATGCAGAGGGAGTTGTTTACTGTACTTTGGAACACAACGAAACAGAGCTGTTCATTAGTGCAGGTAACCACCCTGAGAATGCCGCTGCGGGAGATGTGGTTACAACAACCTATATTGCTACCTGCAATGGTGGTTCGGTAACTTTTGATATTACATATACTGTAGAATAG